The genomic window GGCGAACTACCTCACTCCGATTCTGGTGGGCGGAGAGGTGCGGCTGAATGCGACCGCCTCGACGGTGGCCCTGCTCTTCTTCGGCTGGCTGTGGGGGGGGATGGGGCTGGTGCTGGGGATCCCGATCCTGGCCGTCCTGAAATGCATCTTCGACAACATCCCGTCCACGCGGCGGATCGGCTTGTTTTTCGG from Candidatus Deferrimicrobium sp. includes these protein-coding regions:
- a CDS encoding AI-2E family transporter gives rise to the protein ANYLTPILVGGEVRLNATASTVALLFFGWLWGGMGLVLGIPILAVLKCIFDNIPSTRRIGLFFGK